One window of the Rhipicephalus sanguineus isolate Rsan-2018 chromosome 4, BIME_Rsan_1.4, whole genome shotgun sequence genome contains the following:
- the LOC119391972 gene encoding uncharacterized protein K02A2.6-like — protein sequence MVGLDLFQLRGKNYLISVDYRSRYPETALLASISKDAVINHLKGIFARHCIPVTVVSDNGPQFSSSAFAEFAKAYGFNHTTSSPLHPQANGEAERAVQTVKDLLEKADDPYLALLALGDTPGPTGVRPAKLLMGRQLRSRVPAFPALIVPGNVDKKQVKKKELEAKQRQRRNFNRRHAAKDLPALSPNTRVWVRDIKCEGEITQQADTPRSCWVHTERGHVRRNRKMLVPLPASQKKAQPLPSSLVFDTDDEDFKPSTVAGPLAALYNGASSQRRDPL from the coding sequence ATGGTGGGGCTCGACTTATTCcaacttcggggaaagaactaCCTGATAAGTGTGGACTATCGCTCACGGTACCCCGAGACTGCACTCCTGGCGTCCATCTCCAAAGACGCCGTCATTAACCACCTCAAAGGCATTTTCGCTCGTCATTGCATCCCTGTGACAGTGGTATCCGACAACGGCCCGCAGTTCTCGAGCTCGGCATTCGCAGAATTCGCTAAAGCATACGGCTTCAACCACACCACGAGTAGCCCTCTTCATCCGCAGGCCAACGGGGAAGCGGAACGCGCCGTTCAAACAGTGAAAGATCTGCTTGAAAAAGCAGACGATCCATACCTCGCCCTACTGGCCTTGGGAGACACGCCGGGTCCGACAGGCGTCCGCCCGGCTAAATTGCTCATGGGACGCCAGCTACGCTCTCGAGTTCCTGCATTTCCTGCCCTCATCGTTCCCGGAAACGTCGACAAGAAACAAGTGAAGAAAAAGGAACTCGAAGCAAAACAACGCCAGAGGCGAAACTTCAACCGTCGTCATGCGGCTAAGGACCTACCAGCTCTCTCTCCAAACACCCGTGTCTGGGTGCGAGACATTAAATGCGAGGGGGAGATAACTCAACAAGCAGACACTCCGCGCTCCTGCTGGGTCCATACAGAGCGCGGACACGTGCGTCGCAACAGAAAGATGCTCGTGCCATTGCCAGCCTCACAGAAGAAAGCGCAACCGCTTCCCTCCTCATTAGTCTTTGACACTGACGACGAAGATTTCAAGCCGTCGACAGTCGCGGGACCGCTAGCTGCCCTCTACAATGGAGCTTCGTCCCAGCGACGTGACCCGCTGTGA